The DNA window TTCGCAGAAGCGTGCAAAGAAGTTGCAACAGTTGAGCAGCGCCCGAAAATGGATGGTCGCAGCATGTTCTTGATGCTTGCACCAGTTAACGAAAAAGAATAAGAGATCATTGTTTAGGAGGAATTCGAAATGCCGAAAATGAAAAGCCATAGCGGTGCATCAAAACGTTTCAAAAAAACGGGTACTGGTAAAGTAAGACGCCACAGCTCACACACTAGCCACTTATTCGCAAACAAATCTACAAAGCAAAAGCGTAAACTTCGTAAAGGGAAACTTGTTTCTTCAGGCGACTTGAAACGCATCAAATCATTAATCTATAACATGAAATAAACCGTAACAAAAAATCGAATTTTTTATATTCAGCAGGAGGTAATGTGATATGCCACGCGTAAAAGGTGGAACAGTGACGCGTCAGCGTCGTAAAAAGGTCATTAAATTAGCAAAAGGTTATTATGGTGCAAAGCACATCCTTTTCAAAGTAGCAAACCAACAGGTAATGAAGTCAGGTAACTATGCTTACCGTGACCGTCGTAACAAAAAACGTGATTTCCGTAGACTTTGGATCACACGTATCAACGCAGCAGCTCGTATGAACGAAATTTCATACAGCCGCCTTATGCACGGATTAAAAGTTGCTGGTATCGACATCAACCGTAAAATGCTAGCTGAAATCGCTGTATCTGATGCAGCTGCATTCACAGCATTGGTTGACCAAGCGAAAAAAGCAGTAACTAAGTAATAAAAGCGAAAGTGCCTGTTCAGACCCGACAGGCTTAAGACGGACCACCGAAGCGGCGCTTTTTGCCGCACAGGTGGGTTGACTTAAGTCCCGAGGGTCTAGGCATTGCAGCTAGATAATAAAAGCGAAAGTGCCTGTTCATCGCAGTCCATAGACATCACACAACTAGAAAGCTGCAATGCATAGGCATTTAACGCTACAATAAAAAAGACTGACGATTTTTCGTCAGTCTTTTCTTATGGGGGAAAATCCAATGTTTTTGATTATCTTTGTATATATGGCAATCTTGACAGTCATGGCTTTTGTTATGATGAAAATCGATAAACACCAAGCGCAAAACCGTGGTCAACGAATCCCTGAGAAAAACTTATGGACAGTCGCCATATTCGGTGGCGGAATTGGTGCGTATCTTGGCATGATGGCATTTCGTCATAAAACAAAACACACCAATTTTCGCATCGGATTTTTAGTATTAGCTCTACTCGATGGTGCATTTTTAATTTGGAGTTATCAAAACTTCTTATAAATTAAGGAATTATTCTTCTTGTTTCATCAGGCGTTCAATGGGATTTTTCCAGCTGATATGAGCTTCTGGATAATTCATCAAAATTTCTTTTTCAAGAAAGCGGAAATCTTCTTTTGTAAAGCCTTGCAATTGATCAGGATCTGCAACCCATACAAAAATCGAAACGACTTCAAAAGATTGTTCAGTCGTACCAAGGTATTTCTCACCTTCAAACAACACGCCGCGAAGTGAGATGAAAAAGTTTTTCTGAACATTTTTCACATCGTCTAAAAAATAATAATTTCCTGCTTCAAGAGCGGCATCCAATTTCCTTTTCGGATCCACGATATAACGGATCAATCGATAAAATAAATAAATGATTAATGCCAATACAATGAGGCGTATAAGAAAAGCCATTTGAATTACCTCCTGTCTACATATTTCTATAGTTAGTATACGAGTTGAAAGTCGTTAAGTTTCACGATTTAATAGAATAAAGGGGAGATTTGTATGAAATTACAAGAATTGTTCAAAATGCAGGAAGAACTCGATCGTTTTATTCAATCAAATCAGAATATCAATGAAGATGTATTTCGCAAGAAAGGTTTAGCTTTATTAGTAGAGCTAGCAGAACTGGCAAATGAAACACGCTGCTTTAAATTTTGGAGCACTAAAGGCGCGTCAGAACGATCTGTCATACTAGAAGAGTATGTGGATTCTATCCATTTCTTATTGTCGCTCGGCATTGAAAAAAACTTGGACACGTTGGAAAATTGGCCAGACCCAATAGCAGAAAAAGAGCTTACGGAATTATTTCTCCGCACGCAAAAAGCCATTCAAGAATTTCTTGAAAATTACTCAATGTCTAATTACATGGAAGTATGGAGTTGTTACGGCGGATTAGCACGTGCGCTTGAATTTAATTATGAAGAAGTGCTTGATGCGTATATTCAAAAAAACAAAACCAATTACAATCGTCAACATGATGGGTACTAATAAACGAATGTTTTGATAATTGGTAGAAATTCCTTTATAATAAACAAGCAATGAATTATTTAGGAGGTCGAAATAATGACGAAATTAGATGAAACACAATTAATGTTAAAAGAATTGACTGATGCGAATGGCATTCCCGGAAATGAACGCCAGTCACGCGAGGTCATGAAGAAATACATAGAACCATATGCGGATTCAATCGAAACAGACGGTCTTGGAAGCTTGATTGCCAAAAAAGAGGGTTTGGCTGACGGACCCAAAATTATGGTAGCGGGTCATTTAGATGAAGTTGGCTTTATGATCACGCAAATTGATGAAAAAGGCTTTTTGAAATTCCAACCAGTAGGCGGCTGGTGGTCACAAGTTATGTTAGCGCAACGCGTGACGATTACAACTCGTAACGATAAAGAAATTACAGGTGTCATTGGATCAAAGCCACCG is part of the Planococcus sp. PAMC 21323 genome and encodes:
- the rplT gene encoding 50S ribosomal protein L20; this translates as MPRVKGGTVTRQRRKKVIKLAKGYYGAKHILFKVANQQVMKSGNYAYRDRRNKKRDFRRLWITRINAAARMNEISYSRLMHGLKVAGIDINRKMLAEIAVSDAAAFTALVDQAKKAVTK
- a CDS encoding DUF1294 domain-containing protein, with the translated sequence MFLIIFVYMAILTVMAFVMMKIDKHQAQNRGQRIPEKNLWTVAIFGGGIGAYLGMMAFRHKTKHTNFRIGFLVLALLDGAFLIWSYQNFL
- the rpmI gene encoding 50S ribosomal protein L35; the protein is MPKMKSHSGASKRFKKTGTGKVRRHSSHTSHLFANKSTKQKRKLRKGKLVSSGDLKRIKSLIYNMK
- a CDS encoding dUTP diphosphatase; protein product: MKLQELFKMQEELDRFIQSNQNINEDVFRKKGLALLVELAELANETRCFKFWSTKGASERSVILEEYVDSIHFLLSLGIEKNLDTLENWPDPIAEKELTELFLRTQKAIQEFLENYSMSNYMEVWSCYGGLARALEFNYEEVLDAYIQKNKTNYNRQHDGY